The sequence TGCGATATAAACCAACATCATCTAACCAAAATGCCTTACCACCGGAATAATATTTATCTACAATATGCACATAAACAGCATCAAAACCCATAATTTTAGATGTTGCATATTCATTTAATAACATAACTGTAATATATTGAAATGCCTTACTGTTTGCCATCGATTTATCTATGATAAAGTCAACACCTTTCATTAATGAATCAGGCATTTTAGTTACATAAATTTTTAGATAGTTTTTTACTTTCGTATCGTACAAATTAGTTCTGAGCATGCGCTCATCCTTAAAATCAACATTATCGAAATAATGTAATTTCCCATATCGCCATGCAAATGTTGAATCCTTTGTGCCGTCAGGGTTTAAAGGCGATTCAGGTATTTTAATATCAGTAGCAGCTTTTAAAAATTTAGCATAAAATAAATTCGGATTATCAGTAATAATTTTATCACGATAGGTTTCAACCTCCGTATTTAATTGCTTCATTTCCTCCTTTATTTTTTTACCCTCAGGCGTTGTTTCACCGGCTGCATCCATTTTAGTTTTAAGCACATTCATTTCTTCTCTTTTTTGGGATATGAAATTTAAATCTTCATAAAAAATTTTGTTTTCAATTGAACCGCTTACTTTCATATTTTTAACAAAATCAGTAGTATCAGTTTCCATTGAAAATCCGGATTCAAATCCACTGACAATCATTTCAAAATAGCGATTTTTTAAAGATGGTGCTACAACAAGATAAATTCCACCTTGCAACGTATCAATACTTTTTAAAATGGCTTCACCTTTCGAATTAATTGGCACGGTATCAATTACATACTGAGCAGCCCCGTAATGATGTCCAAACATTATAGTAGTATCAGCCAAGCCATGAATTTTTATTTTGAATTCATAACCTTTTAAAGATTGCGCTTGCGTAAACTGAATAAATGCAAATAAAAAGGAAAGGAGTAGAAATTTTTTCATGTACTGTTTTCGTTTAAACTTTTAATGCTTCAAATGCCGGCAAAGCCTCAGCTACCACAAAAATACTGCCGCAGATTACAATCAGGTCATTTTTTAACGCATTTTGAAGTGATGCGGCTAAGGCAGCCTTTACGGATGTGTAACTTTCGCCCTCCAATGCAAATTTTAAAGCCAGTTGTTGTAACGATTCGGCCGCTAAACCCCTTGGTATATCTGGCTTACAAAAATAATAAGTGGCTTTTTTGGGAAATAATGCTAATCCTGCATTTAAATCCTTGTCGTTAACAGCTCCTGTAACAATATGGAGTTGATTATATACAAGTGTGTTTACCTGTTTAAACAGTTGCTCCAATCCGCCGGGATTATGCGCGCAATCGGCAATTGTGAGCGGATTTTCCTGCAATATCTGCCACCTTCCTGCAAATCCTGTGCGTTTTTGCACCTCTTTTAACGCTTCATAAATGGCCTCTTCGGGTATTTCAATCCCTTGAATGCGCATTACTTCCAGGGTTTGAACAACAGTAGCAATATTTTGTAATTGATAATCGCCTGCAAGATCAAGCATGAGATTAGGGTAAGCTAATTGATTCAAATAACTCACATTTAATTCCATGCCGTGGGTATTCCGCTCTAATAATTCAACCTGCACGTTTTCCGGAGCAGGATAAACGGGGGCATTGGCCATTGCTGCAATCTGTTCAAAAACGGGCAGTGTTTCCGGGTGTATTTCTCCTAAAACTACAGGCACATTCCGTTTTATGATACCTGCTTTTTCTGTTGCTATTTTGGGCAAGGTATCACCTAACATTGCCATATGATCGAAACTGATATTGGTAATTACAGAAACAATAGGCAGAATTACGTTAGTAGAATCCAATCTTCCCCCCAAACCAACCTCAACAATGGCAATTTGAACAGATTTATATCTGAAATATTCAAATGCCATGGCAACAGTTATTTCAAAAAAAGAGGGTTGAATAGTTGCAATATGCGGTTTAATTTTTTCTACAAATGTTATCACAAAATCAGCTTCACACATTTTGCCGTTTACACGAATACGTTCTCTGAAATCGACAAGGTGCGGACTAGTATATAAACCTGTGGTGTAGCCGGATTCAGCGCATACTGCAGCCAGCATATTACTTACAGAACCTTTGCCATTTGTGCCTGCAATATGGATTGAAGTAAATTCACGTTGCGGATTACCTAAAATATCCAGTAATTGTAATGTATTAGTTAAATCTTTTTTATACGCAGCAGCACCAACCCGTTGATACATGGGTAAATGTGTATACAGATAATCCAGCGCTTCCTGATAAGTCATCATAAATTACGGAAGCAAATAGACTAAATAATAGTGGTATTTGAAAATGGAACAATTGTGTATAATAAAACAGCGCCTTCGTTTTACTGAAGACGCTGCTCTTTTCATATAATACTTCCGGTCGTGGCGGGAAATATTATTGTAACTTAAAGTGGAATGTAATATATCCGATTTGAGTTTCCTGCGCTTTTGGATCTGCGTTAAAAACCCATTTCATAGCTGCTTCTTTTGATTTATTAATTAAGTTGCTATCAGTTATGGTTGAACCACTTCGCTCATAGTCAGCTTTAATTACTCGACCATTTTTGTCCACATAAATTTTTATGCGGATATCACCAATTTCGTGGTGATCAACAGAAAGTTGACCTTTTGTTTTTGCACTTCTGCCTGACAATGACCAACCAACAGTACCATCATCACCAATTCCTGAACCTACACCCTGATATCCATTTGGGTCACCAGTTTCAACACCCTGGTTACCACCATAGGTTGAAGTTCCTTCACTTGCACCTGTTTGACCGGTGTTTTTACCGGGTCCGGTATATAATTGATCTTTATCAATCGTATTGCTTGGTTTAGTGCTGGTACCGGTTGTAGGTTTAGTTGAGGTATTTTGCGGTTTGGTATTGGTATTATTGTCTTTTACCTTAACCGATTCCTCAGTGTTTTGTGTAATTACTTCACTTTTAACCGGTTGAGAAGCCTGTTGAGCTGCCGGAGCACTGGAACCTGTAGTTTCATTAACACCAAGCCCTGTCATATCCGTACCAAAATCTACCAATAAACCTTCACCTTCCAAAGGCGGATCAGGAGGCATGAAACTGAATAAAAACAGCGTTGCCGTAATAAAACATAAAATTGCCGTAGTTATTAAAAAACTATTCCTTTTCGCAGCGACGTCTTTTTTGATTTCCTGGTTCATAATAAACTTTTTATATGAGATGATTAAACAAATAATATTCCATAATCGAAAGGGTCTTAATTTAGCAATAACCCCATCTTTAAATCCATAAAAGACAGATTATGAAACGCAATTGATAATCAAATAAGTATAAACTGCTCAAATTTACCGGTTTACCTGCCTTTACCGGTAGCATAGGTTTTCACCAAAAAAATGCAATTGTATGCTTAAATAGACGAATTACCGATGTATTTAATCAGTTTACCTTAATTCCTGTTAAAGAAGTCGAAATATCATAGTACCATTGCAGTCCAATTCAAATTACAGGCAGGGAACTAATTTACGTTATTACCGTTTTAGGGAAATTACTCAGGCATTTATGACATCAGCAAAACAACCAATTTTTACCGGTTACCAATGGTTTGTAATCGCAGTTCTGGCATTTTTACAATTTACAATAGTACTCGATTTCATGGTACTTTCACCTTTAGGCGCCATTTTAATGCCTGAGTTAGATATTACTCCGGTCCAGTTTAGTCACTTAGTTTCCGCATACGCTTATTCCGCCTGTATCAGTGGCATTTTAGCCTCTGGTTTTGCAGATAAATTCGACCGAAAAAAAATGTTGCTCTTTTTTTATGCCGGATTTTTAGTTGGAACGGTATTTTGCGGTCTTGCACCTGATTATCATTCCTTATTAATTGCCCGTATTATTACCGGTTTATTTGGTGGTGTAATGGGTGCCGTTGTTTTTGCAATAACTACCGATTTATTTGTTATGCAAGTGCGTGGTCGCGTTATGGGTTTTGTTCAAATGGCATTTGCAGCTAGTCAGGTATTGGGTTTGCCTATCGGCTTGCAATTAGCAAATACCTTAAACTGGCATGCTCCATTTGTTTTAATTGCAGGAATTGGCGCTGTCGTGTTTTTTATAATTCTGATAAAATTAAAACCGATTACCGACCATTTATTAATTCAAAGAAAAGTTTCTCCATTTAAACATTTATGGATGACGATTTCCAGAAAAAGATATCTAACGGGATTTGGCGCAACCGTTTTATTGGCAACAGGTGGTTTTATGCTCATGCCTTTTGGGAGTGCATTTACCGTAAATAATTTGGGAATCGATTTAGAACATATTCCACTGATTTATATGTTTACAGGTGGTGCTACATTATTAGCAGGACCAATAATCGGAAGATTAAGCGACCGAATCGGTAAATACAACATGTTTATTTTTGGAACATTACTATCCATTTTATTGGTATTAATTTATTGTAATTTAGGTATCACACCTTTATGGATGGCCATTGTAATTAATATCATTTTATTTATCGGAATTACTTCTCGAATTATTTCAGCTCAAGCGCTAATGTCTGCCGTTCCTGACCCGCAAGACAGAGGTGCATTTATGGGTCTTAATTCAAGTATACAGCAACTTGCAGGCGGTTTAGCAGCTTCTCTTGCGGGTTTAATTGTTGTAGAAGAAGATTCCGGAAAATTAAGTCATTATCCAATTTTAGGGTATGTAGTTACATTGGCAATGGTAATAACATTAATTATGATGTTTATTATTAACCGCATGGTGAATGCTGATAAAAAAGAACAGCCTCCAATGCCTGCAAACAATCCGGAACTCGCGCAATAAGCAGGATATTTTTATATTTACCAAAACTTTTGGCGCATGAAATTAATTGCAATTTGTTCTTTAGTAATTACTACAATGGTTGTAGCTGTATCTTGTTCAGCAAGTAAATCAGCTGCAAAACCGCTCACTTATACTGAAAATGTAAAACCAATTATTGACGCAAATTGTGCCTCAACCTGTCACAACGCAGGTCGCCCGGCCGGTGGAATTGATTTAACTACTTATGCTAAAGTGAAAGAACACAGCACAACAGGTAAACTTATTCCGGCTATTCAGCATGCCGATGGCGCTAAAGCCATGCCTAAAAAAGCCGATAAACTGAGTGATGCCAATATTGCGGTTATTGTAAATTGGGCTGCTTCCGGTGCGGCAGAATAACTTCTAAACAATGCACACTTCATGTTGCATAAGTAAATATGCGGACTGCAGATATTATCCTCAACTTTGGATTTTATCATGCAAATTACTTCCCACAGGTTTAATACCTACCTGTTATCATTTTTAAAACACGATGTTAAATCCAGTGTTACGGTATTTTTTGTCGCTTTACCACTTTGTCTCGGTATCTCCCTCGGTTGTGGCGCGCCTTTGTATGCGGGACTGATAGCCGGTGTAGTAGGAGGGATATTTGTACCATTGATTAGTCGCTCACAACTCAGTGTCAGCGGGCCTGCAGCGGGATTAACCAGTATTTGTGCTGCAATTATTTTGAGTGCCGGAAATATCGATTTGTTTTTTCTCGCAGTAATGCTGGCAGGTGTTTTCCAAATTTTACTGGGTGTTTTCAAATTGGGCGGATTTACACAATTTATTCCTTCGGCAGTAATTAAAGGCATGCTGAGCGCAATCGGTATCATGCTCATCGCTAAACAAATTCCTTTTATGCTGGGGTACGACCAGCCTGATTTCTGGACGAACCAATTATTTAATATTTTCACCTTTAATCATGGATTTGAACATATTGGAAGTGTGTATCAACATTCATCCGGGGGTGCAATTTTAATTGCCTGTTTATCATTAATACTCTTGATTTTCTGGAAGCGAAATCTTTCTAAAAAAATACCATATCTGCCTTCATCATTTGTTATCGTTTTTTTTGGGGCAGGAAGTGCATTTCTATTAAACAATTTTATCCCTGCACTTGCTTTAAATGATGCGCAGTTTGTTAATATTCCGGAAAATGTTTTTAAAGATGTTCATTTTCCCGATTTTAATTTAATTACTACAGATTCTACAATCTGGAAAAATGCAGTCGTAATATGTTTTGTTGCTTCTCTCGAAACGTTGTTAAGTATAGCAGCAATAGATAAATTAGATCCGTTTAATCGCATCACACCACAAAACCGTGAACTCGTAGCACAAGGTGCCGCCAATTGCGTTAGTGGATTTATCGGAGGCTTACCAATAACTGCTGTAATTGTCCGCAGCTCGGCAAATGCAGAGGCAGGTGCTAAAACAAAATGGTCCGCAATTCTACATGGTGTTTGGTTATTACTGGCAATTATTTTTCTTGCAAATATTTTAAATACCATACCTTATTGTGTTTTAGCCGTTTTATTAATCAGCACCGGTTATAACCTCGCAAAACCAAAAATGATTAAGGCAGTTTACCAACAGGGAAGAGAACAATTTTTACCATTTATTGTAACGTTAGGTGCAATACTTATTTCCGATTTATTAATTGGTGTCCTAATTGGTGTTGTATATGCCATTTATTTTTTAATTAAACATACTTACGAGGCAGGATTTACCATTAAAGAAAGAACGGAAGGCCATACCAAACATTTTACCATCGAGTTGGCTTTAAATGTCAGTTTTCTGAACAAAAAACGTATTCAGGTTATGTTGGATAAACTACCAGTTTATGCGATTGTAGAAATTATCGGAACGGACAGCATTTATATTGACCGTGATGTATTGGAAATTTTCCAGGAATTTAAAACCAAGGCGCATAACAGACATATTCAGCTAATCATGAAGGATATACCCGAAGTGCCGATTATCGAATTACATTAACTAAAACAGGGCAATTAATCACTTACGAACAATAAAAATTTCTTTTTCCGAACCCGACGGGCTACATTTGAGTTGTAAGTTTTCTGGCATTACATTATGAAAATATTAATATCTTATTTAAAACCACACAAGCTGCTGGTTTTCTTTGTTCTGGCACTGGCCGCAATCAATACAGGGTTTTCTTTAATGGACCCTATCATTTTAGGTAAATTGGTAAATCTTGCTGCAGATTTCAAACAACACGAAGCTTCATACGACTGGAAACGCTATTTCAACTCATTTTCATGGAATAGTCCGGGTGTAATTATGTTGCTGTTGGGTTCAGTAACAGTTGCCATGGTAAGCCGTATTGCCAAAAATTTTCAGGACTATTTCCTCAATGTGATTATTCAAAAATTTGGGGCTAAGGTGTTTACCGATGGTTTACAACATGCCATGAAATTACCTTATCAGGATTTTGAAGATCAAAGAAGTGGCGAAACCTTATCCATTTTAACGAAAGTTCGTACCGACGTTGAAAGATTTATGAACATGTTTATCAATGTGCTTTTAGGTATACTAGTTGGTGTTGTTTTTGTTTTCGTTTATGCGGCTTTATTTATTCACTGGTATATTCCGGCAGTATATTTTATTGGTATTATTTTGTTAACAGTGATATCAAATGTGCTGAGTAAAAAGGTGAAAATCATTCAAAAAAATATTGTTGGCAAAACTACTGCCTTAGCTGGTGCTACTACTGAATCGCTGCGCAACATTGAATTGGTAAAAAGTTTAGGTTTAACACATCAGGAAGTGGAGCGGTTAAATCAAAATACCTATAAAATATTGGGCTTAGAATTAACAAAAGTAAAACGTATCAGAAGTATCAGCTTTATACAGGGAACATTTGTGAACACATTGAGACAAATTATCTTATTTATTTTAATGTGGCTGATATTTAAAGATTCAATGGATGCAGGGCAATTAGTTACCATGCAGGTATTTTCATTTTTTGTATTTGGACCATTACAGGATATCGGAAATATTATTTTATCCTATCGGGAAGCTGAAGCATCGCTGAACAATTTTAGTACGTTGATGAATAAAGTACCGGAGGCTCATCCTGAAAATCCTGAACAACTTGGAGATATTAAATCACTTCAGTTTGATGATGTACGTTTTCAACATAAAACTGCAAATAATCCTGCTATCGATGGAATTAGTTTTGATGTAAAGCAAGGTGAAACTATTGCATTTGTTGGTCCTTCAGGCTCGGGAAAAAGTACGCTGATGAAATTGTTGGTGGGCTTGTATCGTCCGCAGGAAGGCAAAATATTATATAATAATATCGACGAAAATTCAATTGATTTTAATGATTTAAGAAATCAGATAGGATTTGTTACACAAGACACGCAATTATTTGCAGGAACCATTAAAGAGAATTTATTATTTGTAAATCCACAGGCAACTGAAGCTGATTTATTGGATGTAATGCAGAAGGCTAGTTGTAATAATTTGCTTGCACGCGCAGAAAAGGGAATTGAAACGGTTATTGGTGAGGGCGGCTTAAAATTATCAGGAGGGGAGAAGCAGCGATTAAGTATAGCGCGGGCGTTGTTGCGCAGGCCGCGTTTATTAATTTTTGATGAAGCTACTTCTGCTTTGGATTCTTTAACGGAAGAGGAAATTTCGAATACCATCAGAGATATTTCAATTCATGGTGAGCAGATTACCATATTAATTGCACACCGATTAAGTACAATCATGCATGCAGATAGAATTTATGTGCTCGAGCAAGGTGAAATGGCCGAAACCGGAACCCACGATAAATTATTGGAATTAAAAGGTCTCTACTACGCCATGTGGCGCCAACAAGTAGGCGAACGCAAAAAATTCACACCTACGATTGTTTAATTACACTTATAATTTCGCTGCCTCAAAATTAATTTGAAGTATGGATTTTTAATTTGTAAAATAAACAACCGAAACGTCGGAGAACACGGGGAAAGGCACGCAAAGTTCATAGAGATTATTGTGTTAAATTCGAAATAATAATTTCAGCAGTGTTTAAAATATGATTGCTAAAAAAAAGTTACAAATAATTTCTCTATGATTTCTGTGTGAATTTCCTCTGTGCACATTATGGTTTAAAAAACTATCTTATTATGAATTAATAACTCTTCTAATACCATCCTTTAAAAAAAGTGTATTAAAATTTATTAATAATCCTAATTTAAAACCGCCTAATTTTACATAGGTTAAGGCTTGTGCTAAATGAACATCATTTAAAACATCGACACTTTTGATTTCAATTACAAGGCATCTTTCAACAACTAAATCTGCACGATAACCACATTCCAATTTTACATCTTCAAAAACAACCGGAATTGCTTTTTCGCATTCAACATGAAAACCTGCCTGTTTAAGTTTATGTGCCAAACAGGCTTTGTAAGTGCTTTCCAATAATCCAGGACCTAATTGTTTATGGACTTCTATAGCAATTCCAATAACTTTAGTTGCAATATCATTTTCTTTCATACATTTTTTTTTAGGGTAAACAAAGATTTGAAAGTCCCTAAAAGAAATTGATTTGAAATCTGTGTTATAAACCTTAAGCGCTTACATCCTTTCCGAAGTTGAATTTGAAGTGTTGATTTTATTTTGTAAAAACAGCCGAAACCGCAAAGAACACAGAGAAAATACACGCAAAGTTCACGGAGAATATTGGTTTAAATTAAAATTACTACCCACAATTTTATTTGAAATTTGATTAATTAGCAGATTACGAATAATTCCTCTGTGACCTCTGCGTGTATTTTCTCTGTGGACTCCGTGGTTAAAAAAGCAATGTGATTAAGGCACAAAAAAAACCACAATAAATACGCTAAATATTTTTGTATTTTTTTTGTGGGTTCTTTTGTGCCTTTTGTTTAACAAAAAAACATTTACCTCGCTTTCGTATAAATACAAATCTGGTCGCCTTCGTGTTTGATGAAAACGATGTTTGCGGTGGCGTCGTAGCGGGTGATGGAGCCATCGGAGTTGCGAACATTTACAAAACCATGGGCAACTAAAATGTTAACAGTTAATGGATAACATTCTTTTTTTACAACTCCACCCGGCAACGCAGAAAACGTTTCCATTAAACCTGTCGTGTTATTGTAGGTAAATGCCAAAATCATATTATCTGCCAATACAACTGTTCCGCCCATATCCGATATATCAGTAGTACCAATTATAATTGATCCCGTATCTGAAATATCTGTGGTGCCAATAGCAACAGCACCTGTATCTGAAATATCGGTAGTGCCAATCGTTTTAGATTGCTGGCCGGTTTTACCAATCTGTATTACATAGTTGTCGCCCGAATGGGTAACCTGAAACGCCTCTGCCGAAATTTTTACCGGTTGTGTTTCAGTTGGTTCGCATGAAGAAAGCCACCATCCCAGCGCCAAAGCCGACAGCAAGGATAAAATTTTAAAATTTTTCATAATGATTTTTTGGGTTGTTATTTGAACTGCTAAGATACTTATCTCAAGTATAAAGCGGCAAACCTAAAATCCTATTATTATTAAACGTCAAGACACCGTATTTATTAACTTTTTGCCCTTGTAACTCAATAAATATAGTATATTTGTAGAAATCATTATTAAACGTCATGATAGCTACAGACGACCTGCTTTCCCTTATTCAAAGTTTGAATCAGACGGAAAAACGATATTTTAAAATTTTCGCCCAACGCCATGTAATCGGTAAATCAAATGCCTATATCAACTTATTTGATGCGGTTGATGCTGCTGGAAAAAAGGGCAATTATGATGAAACTGAAATCAGGAAGCAACTGCACAAAATTATTCCGACCACTTCCTTTGCAGTCGTAAAAAATTATCTCTACAATCTTATTTTAAAAAGTATGCGCGCCTATCATGAGGATGATAACGAAACGCATGCCATAAGCTTACGTTTATTGGATATCGAATTTTTAATGCAGAAGGGCTTGTACGACAAAGCATTAAAATTATTAAAAACGATAAAACAATCAGCACACGCGCTCAACAGAAATTTTATGCTGATTGAAATTCTTTCGTTGCAACGACGTTTAATGCGTCATACCCTCGAAAAAAGCAGCGAAAATACATTGCAAAAATCGTCGGAAGAAGAAATGGCCTGTTTGCAAAATATTACCCTTGAGTTGAAATATCATCACTTATACGACCAGCTATTTGTGATGTTGCAACAGTATTATCAGTTTAGAGATGAACGACTATTAAATAAGGTTCAAAAAATAATGAAAAATCCTCTCCTTGCAAATAGCGAACAGGCAACTACTTTTGAAGCCACCATCATGTACCATCTAATTCATTCAGATCATGCACATTTAATTGGTGATGCTTT comes from Bacteroidota bacterium and encodes:
- a CDS encoding ABC transporter ATP-binding protein: MKILISYLKPHKLLVFFVLALAAINTGFSLMDPIILGKLVNLAADFKQHEASYDWKRYFNSFSWNSPGVIMLLLGSVTVAMVSRIAKNFQDYFLNVIIQKFGAKVFTDGLQHAMKLPYQDFEDQRSGETLSILTKVRTDVERFMNMFINVLLGILVGVVFVFVYAALFIHWYIPAVYFIGIILLTVISNVLSKKVKIIQKNIVGKTTALAGATTESLRNIELVKSLGLTHQEVERLNQNTYKILGLELTKVKRIRSISFIQGTFVNTLRQIILFILMWLIFKDSMDAGQLVTMQVFSFFVFGPLQDIGNIILSYREAEASLNNFSTLMNKVPEAHPENPEQLGDIKSLQFDDVRFQHKTANNPAIDGISFDVKQGETIAFVGPSGSGKSTLMKLLVGLYRPQEGKILYNNIDENSIDFNDLRNQIGFVTQDTQLFAGTIKENLLFVNPQATEADLLDVMQKASCNNLLARAEKGIETVIGEGGLKLSGGEKQRLSIARALLRRPRLLIFDEATSALDSLTEEEISNTIRDISIHGEQITILIAHRLSTIMHADRIYVLEQGEMAETGTHDKLLELKGLYYAMWRQQVGERKKFTPTIV
- a CDS encoding cytochrome c, with amino-acid sequence MKLIAICSLVITTMVVAVSCSASKSAAKPLTYTENVKPIIDANCASTCHNAGRPAGGIDLTTYAKVKEHSTTGKLIPAIQHADGAKAMPKKADKLSDANIAVIVNWAASGAAE
- a CDS encoding bifunctional folylpolyglutamate synthase/dihydrofolate synthase, with the protein product MTYQEALDYLYTHLPMYQRVGAAAYKKDLTNTLQLLDILGNPQREFTSIHIAGTNGKGSVSNMLAAVCAESGYTTGLYTSPHLVDFRERIRVNGKMCEADFVITFVEKIKPHIATIQPSFFEITVAMAFEYFRYKSVQIAIVEVGLGGRLDSTNVILPIVSVITNISFDHMAMLGDTLPKIATEKAGIIKRNVPVVLGEIHPETLPVFEQIAAMANAPVYPAPENVQVELLERNTHGMELNVSYLNQLAYPNLMLDLAGDYQLQNIATVVQTLEVMRIQGIEIPEEAIYEALKEVQKRTGFAGRWQILQENPLTIADCAHNPGGLEQLFKQVNTLVYNQLHIVTGAVNDKDLNAGLALFPKKATYYFCKPDIPRGLAAESLQQLALKFALEGESYTSVKAALAASLQNALKNDLIVICGSIFVVAEALPAFEALKV
- a CDS encoding SulP family inorganic anion transporter, coding for MQITSHRFNTYLLSFLKHDVKSSVTVFFVALPLCLGISLGCGAPLYAGLIAGVVGGIFVPLISRSQLSVSGPAAGLTSICAAIILSAGNIDLFFLAVMLAGVFQILLGVFKLGGFTQFIPSAVIKGMLSAIGIMLIAKQIPFMLGYDQPDFWTNQLFNIFTFNHGFEHIGSVYQHSSGGAILIACLSLILLIFWKRNLSKKIPYLPSSFVIVFFGAGSAFLLNNFIPALALNDAQFVNIPENVFKDVHFPDFNLITTDSTIWKNAVVICFVASLETLLSIAAIDKLDPFNRITPQNRELVAQGAANCVSGFIGGLPITAVIVRSSANAEAGAKTKWSAILHGVWLLLAIIFLANILNTIPYCVLAVLLISTGYNLAKPKMIKAVYQQGREQFLPFIVTLGAILISDLLIGVLIGVVYAIYFLIKHTYEAGFTIKERTEGHTKHFTIELALNVSFLNKKRIQVMLDKLPVYAIVEIIGTDSIYIDRDVLEIFQEFKTKAHNRHIQLIMKDIPEVPIIELH
- a CDS encoding DUF5106 domain-containing protein, which gives rise to MKKFLLLSFLFAFIQFTQAQSLKGYEFKIKIHGLADTTIMFGHHYGAAQYVIDTVPINSKGEAILKSIDTLQGGIYLVVAPSLKNRYFEMIVSGFESGFSMETDTTDFVKNMKVSGSIENKIFYEDLNFISQKREEMNVLKTKMDAAGETTPEGKKIKEEMKQLNTEVETYRDKIITDNPNLFYAKFLKAATDIKIPESPLNPDGTKDSTFAWRYGKLHYFDNVDFKDERMLRTNLYDTKVKNYLKIYVTKMPDSLMKGVDFIIDKSMANSKAFQYITVMLLNEYATSKIMGFDAVYVHIVDKYYSGGKAFWLDDVGLYRIQAQADKVRPTLLGKKGQPLVLQDVNGNDIPLYSVNSRFTVIIFWSPDCGHCKKEIPKVEATYPELKSLGAEVYAVYSEEEFDKWKKWLTEHPYPWINVANLKGNEAFQLKYNVDMTPLIFLLDHDKVIFGKKINIDQVPAIIKDRMAYEASQGH
- a CDS encoding GxxExxY protein — protein: MKENDIATKVIGIAIEVHKQLGPGLLESTYKACLAHKLKQAGFHVECEKAIPVVFEDVKLECGYRADLVVERCLVIEIKSVDVLNDVHLAQALTYVKLGGFKLGLLINFNTLFLKDGIRRVINS
- a CDS encoding MFS transporter, encoding MTSAKQPIFTGYQWFVIAVLAFLQFTIVLDFMVLSPLGAILMPELDITPVQFSHLVSAYAYSACISGILASGFADKFDRKKMLLFFYAGFLVGTVFCGLAPDYHSLLIARIITGLFGGVMGAVVFAITTDLFVMQVRGRVMGFVQMAFAASQVLGLPIGLQLANTLNWHAPFVLIAGIGAVVFFIILIKLKPITDHLLIQRKVSPFKHLWMTISRKRYLTGFGATVLLATGGFMLMPFGSAFTVNNLGIDLEHIPLIYMFTGGATLLAGPIIGRLSDRIGKYNMFIFGTLLSILLVLIYCNLGITPLWMAIVINIILFIGITSRIISAQALMSAVPDPQDRGAFMGLNSSIQQLAGGLAASLAGLIVVEEDSGKLSHYPILGYVVTLAMVITLIMMFIINRMVNADKKEQPPMPANNPELAQ